From Diaminobutyricibacter sp. McL0608, one genomic window encodes:
- a CDS encoding lamin tail domain-containing protein, which yields MRLHIPRTVAALAATATAAALAVVLPTAAFAADSPNVKITEWLYSPVSSSGEYIEITNLGAAPVSLTGWSFDDDSETPGTVPLDSLGTLAVGQSAIITESADATFRSEWGLGADVKILAGNTTNLGRADEINIFDGPDAVANLVDRLTYNDQGTGTVKGPRTQGVAGIPKTGAALGANDASQWQLSAVGDAEASWASSTGDIGSPGTSRFALAGPPLPAWANIHINEVSSDNTSTPVGDAIELYNSGAADVSIAGWLQIDSGAASAATAFSAKLPDGTATTVVPAHGYVYFASTKGLGSGGDGVHLYLPDGANGTAGTLVDSVAYTAGQAGTDETNNFGAGALARCPDGTGTFVSVKDKSFGASNADACTTQLTDPTTGNGGGSTLTCQPEAPSGTGTLPATALTPTAWPGSASVAVSDKQCAWMTTTGPEGRDVSGLVFDPSNANVLYSVKNKSWVFRMVKQDGLWVADTSNGWGAGKEIFFPGSTDPATNQPDSEGMTVGADGALYVTTERNNAANTIPLNSILRFDPTQSGTQLVATDQWNLTAEFPELHAGNKDQANLGFEGVTFVPDSYLTANGFVDQSTGTAYKPIDYPQHGTGLYFAALENDGKLYAYALNADHSFHRVAVVDTGMGHVMDVQFNADTQRIWALCDNTCGVTSTVLKVGTTGAIVPDVLYSKPAGLPVDNLEGFALAPNSTCVDGTKEVVWSDDGVYGAGPGSATAGHALYSGRINCDLGLGGQGVPKPDAWDKKKVYFVNDKVSYNGSVFQALWYTSGETPGSSKNGAWSEIATAPDGSTLWTVTRPFNTGDVVVYQGRTFKALWYTRGQTPGGVGGPWSELVAPTVPGGIPAWSSATVYNGGEKVTYQGHTYQAQWYTAGNAPDPTNKYGVWKLLG from the coding sequence ATGAGACTGCATATCCCCCGGACCGTCGCTGCCCTCGCCGCGACCGCCACGGCCGCCGCCCTCGCGGTCGTGCTGCCCACCGCCGCCTTCGCCGCGGATTCACCGAACGTCAAGATCACCGAGTGGTTGTACAGTCCGGTCAGCTCGTCGGGTGAATACATCGAGATCACGAACCTCGGCGCGGCTCCGGTCAGCCTTACCGGCTGGTCGTTCGACGACGACAGCGAGACGCCCGGGACCGTGCCGCTCGACAGCCTGGGCACCCTCGCCGTCGGCCAGTCCGCGATCATCACCGAGTCGGCGGATGCGACCTTCCGCAGCGAGTGGGGCCTCGGCGCCGATGTAAAGATCCTCGCGGGCAACACCACCAACCTCGGCCGTGCCGACGAGATCAACATCTTCGACGGACCTGACGCTGTCGCGAACCTCGTCGACCGCCTCACCTACAACGACCAGGGCACCGGCACGGTGAAGGGACCGCGCACCCAGGGTGTCGCCGGCATCCCGAAGACCGGGGCCGCACTGGGCGCCAACGACGCGTCGCAGTGGCAGCTCTCCGCGGTCGGCGATGCTGAGGCATCCTGGGCCTCGAGCACCGGAGACATCGGCTCGCCGGGCACGAGCCGTTTCGCGCTGGCCGGCCCCCCGCTCCCCGCCTGGGCGAACATCCACATCAACGAGGTCTCATCGGACAACACCAGCACGCCCGTGGGGGACGCGATCGAGCTGTACAACAGTGGCGCCGCGGACGTCAGCATCGCCGGCTGGCTGCAGATCGACAGCGGCGCTGCCTCCGCGGCGACGGCGTTCTCGGCGAAACTGCCCGACGGAACCGCGACGACGGTCGTCCCGGCGCACGGCTACGTCTACTTCGCCTCGACCAAGGGTCTGGGCAGCGGCGGCGACGGCGTGCACCTCTACCTGCCCGATGGTGCCAACGGCACCGCCGGCACGCTGGTCGACTCGGTGGCCTACACCGCAGGACAGGCTGGCACCGACGAGACCAACAACTTCGGCGCAGGCGCGTTGGCGCGCTGCCCCGACGGCACCGGTACGTTCGTCTCGGTCAAGGACAAGAGCTTCGGCGCTTCCAACGCCGACGCCTGCACGACGCAGCTGACCGACCCGACCACCGGTAACGGCGGCGGCTCGACCCTGACCTGCCAGCCCGAGGCCCCGTCCGGCACCGGCACCCTTCCCGCGACGGCGCTCACTCCGACCGCGTGGCCCGGCAGCGCATCCGTCGCCGTCTCAGACAAGCAGTGCGCGTGGATGACCACGACAGGTCCTGAGGGACGGGACGTCAGCGGCCTGGTCTTCGACCCGAGCAACGCGAACGTGCTCTACTCCGTCAAGAACAAGAGCTGGGTCTTCCGCATGGTGAAGCAGGACGGCCTCTGGGTCGCCGACACCAGCAACGGCTGGGGCGCGGGCAAGGAGATCTTCTTCCCCGGCAGCACTGACCCGGCGACGAACCAGCCCGACTCCGAGGGCATGACCGTCGGCGCGGATGGCGCGCTCTACGTCACCACCGAGCGCAACAACGCAGCCAACACCATCCCGCTCAACTCGATCCTGCGTTTCGATCCGACCCAGTCGGGCACGCAGCTCGTCGCGACCGACCAGTGGAATCTGACCGCGGAATTCCCTGAGCTGCACGCCGGCAACAAGGACCAGGCGAACCTCGGCTTCGAAGGCGTCACCTTCGTTCCGGACAGCTACCTGACCGCCAACGGGTTCGTCGACCAGTCGACCGGCACGGCGTACAAGCCGATCGACTACCCCCAGCACGGCACCGGGCTGTACTTCGCGGCACTCGAGAACGATGGCAAGCTGTACGCCTACGCGCTCAACGCCGACCACAGCTTCCACCGGGTCGCCGTGGTCGACACCGGCATGGGACACGTCATGGATGTGCAGTTCAACGCCGACACGCAGCGCATCTGGGCGCTGTGCGACAACACCTGCGGGGTCACGTCGACCGTGCTCAAGGTGGGCACGACCGGCGCAATCGTTCCGGATGTGCTCTACAGCAAGCCGGCCGGCCTGCCCGTGGACAACCTCGAGGGCTTCGCCCTGGCGCCGAACTCGACCTGCGTCGACGGGACCAAGGAGGTCGTGTGGTCGGATGACGGCGTCTACGGCGCCGGGCCTGGCAGCGCGACCGCGGGACACGCTCTCTACAGCGGGCGGATCAACTGCGACCTGGGCCTCGGTGGCCAGGGCGTGCCGAAGCCGGACGCCTGGGACAAGAAGAAGGTCTACTTCGTCAACGACAAGGTGAGCTACAACGGCAGTGTCTTCCAGGCACTCTGGTACACCTCGGGCGAGACCCCCGGCAGCAGCAAGAACGGCGCCTGGTCCGAGATCGCGACGGCTCCCGACGGCAGCACGCTCTGGACGGTGACCCGACCCTTCAACACCGGCGACGTGGTCGTCTACCAGGGGCGGACGTTCAAGGCGCTCTGGTACACCCGCGGCCAGACACCCGGCGGTGTCGGCGGCCCGTGGAGCGAGCTCGTCGCACCCACCGTGCCCGGCGGCATCCCCGCCTGGAGCTCGGCGACCGTCTACAACGGAGGCGAGAAGGTGACCTACCAGGGCCACACCTACCAGGCGCAGTGGTACACGGCCGGTAACGCACCTGACCCGACGAACAAGTACGGCGTCTGGAAGCTCCTCGGCTGA
- a CDS encoding FadR/GntR family transcriptional regulator, translating to MAVTDEAILKIKDMILSGELAPGDRLPPEQQLSERLGLSRSSLREAVKALEVIRVLDVRRGDGTYVTSLEPQLLLEAMSFVVDLHDDSSVLEIFAVRRILEPAAAALAAAAMTEETAQALRSEVNAVDVSTSVEGLVEHDLVFHKLISETTGNGYLASLIEGLSSRTVRARVWRGLTQENAVARTLTEHHAIVDALANGDAELARALMTVHINGVEQWLREAL from the coding sequence ATGGCTGTCACCGACGAGGCGATCCTCAAGATCAAAGACATGATCCTGTCCGGCGAACTCGCCCCCGGAGACCGCCTGCCGCCCGAACAGCAGCTCAGCGAACGGCTCGGGCTCTCACGCAGCTCCCTGCGCGAAGCCGTCAAGGCACTCGAAGTGATCCGCGTGCTCGACGTGCGACGCGGAGACGGAACCTACGTCACCAGCCTCGAACCGCAGCTCCTGCTCGAAGCGATGTCCTTCGTCGTCGACCTCCACGACGACTCGTCGGTCCTCGAGATCTTCGCCGTGCGGCGCATCCTCGAACCGGCCGCTGCGGCACTCGCCGCCGCCGCCATGACTGAAGAGACCGCCCAGGCGCTGCGGTCCGAAGTGAACGCGGTCGACGTCTCGACGAGCGTCGAGGGACTCGTCGAGCACGACCTGGTGTTCCACAAACTCATCAGCGAAACGACCGGAAACGGTTATCTCGCGAGCCTCATCGAGGGGCTGTCCAGCAGAACGGTGCGTGCGCGCGTGTGGCGCGGGCTCACCCAGGAGAACGCGGTCGCACGCACCCTGACCGAGCACCACGCCATCGTCGACGCCCTCGCCAACGGCGACGCCGAGCTTGCTCGAGCCTTGATGACCGTGCACATCAACGGCGTGGAGCAGTGGCTGCGCGAAGCGCTCTGA
- a CDS encoding YciI family protein yields MKYLLMMQVDREVLDALSAEQMDAIGAGHGEFMDAITASGEFILTQALGDPSASAVVRSTGGVPQVHDGPFLEAKEFLGGFYLVDVDSKERALELATLIPDAKIEGLAIEVRPVAFEKAAEF; encoded by the coding sequence ATGAAATACCTCCTGATGATGCAGGTCGACCGCGAGGTGCTGGATGCGCTCAGCGCCGAGCAGATGGACGCGATCGGAGCCGGGCATGGCGAGTTCATGGACGCGATCACGGCGTCGGGCGAGTTCATCCTGACCCAGGCGCTCGGCGACCCTTCTGCCAGCGCTGTCGTCCGCAGCACGGGCGGCGTGCCGCAGGTGCACGACGGGCCGTTCCTCGAGGCGAAGGAATTCCTCGGCGGCTTCTACCTGGTCGACGTCGACTCGAAGGAGCGCGCGCTCGAGCTGGCGACCCTGATCCCCGACGCGAAGATCGAAGGCCTGGCGATCGAAGTGCGCCCCGTCGCGTTCGAGAAGGCGGCGGAATTCTGA
- a CDS encoding RNA polymerase sigma factor, whose product MLNDSASIEGLLRELAPQTLGRLVHRYRQFDIAEDAVQDALVKATTLWAEQGVPDHPAAWLYTVASNRLIDIIRSEAARRGRERDYAVAVVEPTGWADEPSADDAADDTLDLLFLCCHESLSVSSQIALTLRALGGLTTAEVARAYLVPEATMAQRISRAKQTITAAGAEFGEVAPARRRERLDAVRRVLYLMFNEGYTATTGDDLTRVDLSTEAIRLTRQLVRIVPDDGETVGLLCLMLLTDARRPARTTPTGDLVPLDEQDRSLWNRAAITEGTQLLVTALKTSTAGPYLVQAAIAAIHDESTTTDTTDWEEILHLYSLLDHMVSNPMVKLNRAIAVGMVEGAPAALRLLDELATDPAIAGHYRLTAVRAHLFELAGDSAAARDAYRAAARATLSSPERRYLQRRAARL is encoded by the coding sequence ATTCTGAACGACTCGGCGTCGATCGAGGGTCTGCTGCGCGAGCTCGCGCCGCAGACCCTCGGGCGTCTCGTGCACCGTTACCGGCAGTTCGACATCGCCGAAGACGCGGTGCAGGATGCCTTGGTCAAAGCCACGACGCTCTGGGCGGAGCAGGGGGTTCCCGACCACCCCGCCGCGTGGCTGTACACCGTGGCATCCAATCGGCTGATCGACATCATCCGGAGTGAGGCCGCGCGTCGCGGCAGGGAACGCGATTACGCCGTCGCCGTCGTCGAGCCGACCGGATGGGCCGACGAACCGAGCGCCGACGACGCCGCCGACGACACTCTCGACCTCCTGTTCCTGTGCTGTCATGAGTCGCTGTCGGTCTCGTCGCAGATCGCGCTGACGCTCCGAGCTCTCGGAGGCCTGACCACCGCCGAAGTGGCCAGGGCCTACCTGGTGCCGGAAGCCACCATGGCTCAGCGCATCAGCCGGGCCAAGCAGACGATCACGGCAGCGGGGGCGGAGTTCGGCGAGGTCGCCCCGGCCCGACGGCGCGAGCGGCTCGACGCCGTCAGACGGGTGCTCTACCTGATGTTCAACGAGGGGTACACGGCGACCACCGGAGACGACCTGACCCGTGTGGACCTGTCGACCGAGGCGATCCGGCTGACGAGACAGCTGGTGCGCATCGTGCCCGACGACGGCGAGACGGTCGGCCTCCTCTGCCTGATGCTCCTGACCGACGCACGACGACCGGCCAGGACGACGCCCACGGGGGATCTCGTTCCTCTCGACGAGCAGGATCGCTCACTGTGGAACCGCGCCGCGATCACCGAGGGCACACAACTGCTCGTGACGGCACTGAAGACGTCCACCGCCGGGCCATACCTGGTCCAGGCGGCGATCGCGGCCATCCATGACGAGTCCACCACGACCGACACCACGGACTGGGAGGAGATCCTGCACCTGTACAGCCTCCTCGACCACATGGTCTCGAACCCGATGGTGAAGCTGAACCGGGCGATCGCGGTCGGGATGGTCGAAGGGGCGCCTGCCGCTCTTCGGCTGCTCGATGAGCTCGCGACCGACCCGGCCATCGCCGGGCACTACCGTCTCACTGCAGTCCGGGCCCACCTGTTCGAGCTGGCCGGTGACAGCGCCGCCGCGCGCGACGCGTACCGGGCTGCCGCGCGCGCCACGCTCAGCTCGCCGGAGCGGCGCTACCTCCAGCGTCGCGCGGCTCGTCTCTGA
- a CDS encoding dihydrofolate reductase family protein yields the protein MGIVFSDLAVSADGFAAGLNQREEEPFGDVDQSWLTGWMFDAYDENKAEVDAIVESGATIMGRNMFGPVRGEWDRDWRGWWGPNPPYHNAVFVLTHYPQDPIEMEGGTTFHFVTDGIEAALERARAEAGEQGISVAGGAGTVNQFLAAGLLDELRLHITPSIVGAGERVFDGVPPQRLERVSVRATSLVTHITYRPLRP from the coding sequence ATGGGTATCGTCTTCAGCGACCTCGCAGTCTCAGCGGACGGCTTCGCAGCCGGCCTCAACCAGCGGGAGGAGGAACCGTTCGGCGACGTCGACCAGAGCTGGCTCACCGGCTGGATGTTCGACGCCTACGACGAGAACAAGGCGGAAGTCGACGCGATCGTCGAATCCGGGGCGACCATCATGGGCCGCAACATGTTCGGTCCTGTCCGCGGCGAGTGGGATCGCGACTGGCGCGGCTGGTGGGGGCCCAATCCGCCGTACCACAACGCTGTCTTCGTGCTCACCCATTACCCGCAGGACCCGATCGAGATGGAGGGTGGCACGACCTTCCACTTCGTGACCGACGGGATCGAGGCCGCGCTCGAGCGGGCGCGTGCCGAAGCCGGCGAGCAGGGCATCTCCGTCGCCGGCGGCGCCGGGACGGTCAACCAGTTTCTGGCGGCCGGCCTCCTCGACGAGCTTCGCCTGCACATCACGCCGAGCATCGTCGGCGCGGGCGAGCGGGTCTTCGACGGTGTGCCCCCGCAGCGCCTCGAACGCGTCTCGGTTCGCGCAACATCCCTGGTCACGCACATCACGTACCGCCCGCTGCGCCCCTGA
- a CDS encoding thioesterase family protein, whose translation MDAYFERLDDERFRPTVHAGGAWNAAEIHFSPLGGLIVHAIDLHRATLAPDSKQLGRISFDILGFLAADDCTISVETIRSGRTIELVEASVVIGGRTVVLARAWFIQVVDTTAVAGGEPEALPGPEGLSPWPMDDTWPGGYIDSIEIRPLRPPVPGRATGWIGTDTRLVAGESASPHASFIALVDTANGIAVRQPPTLWLYPNLDLTIHLYRQPEGSWVGLDTTVTFGPAGHGLTSSVLHDTKGPVGRAEQILTVRPAQ comes from the coding sequence ATGGACGCGTACTTCGAACGACTGGACGACGAACGATTCCGGCCCACGGTTCACGCCGGTGGCGCGTGGAACGCTGCCGAGATCCATTTCAGTCCGCTGGGCGGTCTCATCGTGCACGCGATCGACCTTCACCGGGCCACCCTGGCACCGGACAGTAAGCAGCTCGGCCGCATCAGCTTCGACATCCTCGGCTTCCTCGCGGCCGACGACTGCACGATCAGCGTCGAGACGATCCGGTCCGGGCGCACGATCGAGCTCGTCGAGGCGAGCGTCGTCATCGGAGGGCGAACCGTGGTCCTCGCGCGGGCGTGGTTCATCCAGGTCGTCGACACGACGGCGGTGGCGGGCGGAGAGCCCGAGGCCCTGCCAGGGCCGGAGGGCCTGAGCCCATGGCCGATGGACGACACCTGGCCGGGAGGGTACATCGATTCGATCGAGATAAGGCCGCTCCGTCCGCCGGTGCCCGGCCGCGCGACCGGATGGATCGGAACCGACACCCGACTCGTGGCCGGTGAGAGCGCATCCCCCCACGCGTCCTTCATCGCCCTGGTCGACACCGCCAACGGCATCGCGGTGCGCCAGCCGCCCACGCTCTGGCTGTATCCGAACCTGGACCTGACCATCCACCTCTACCGGCAGCCAGAAGGCTCGTGGGTCGGCCTCGACACCACCGTCACCTTCGGCCCAGCGGGCCACGGCCTGACCAGCAGTGTTCTGCACGACACGAAGGGGCCCGTCGGTCGCGCGGAGCAGATCCTGACCGTCCGCCCCGCACAGTAA
- a CDS encoding CoA-acylating methylmalonate-semialdehyde dehydrogenase: MTDIINHWIDGREAAGVSTRTQPVYDPALGTTTKDVRLGNAADVDTAVAAALAAFAEWGGSSWARRQSVLFTFRELLNARKEELAQILTAEHGKVLSDALGEIARGLEVVDFATGIAHLAKGEYSENVSTGVDVYSLRQPLGVVGIISPFNFPAMVPMWFFPIAIAAGNTVVLKPSEKDPSASVWLAKLMQEAGLPDGVLNVVHGDKESVDALLTHPDVQSISFVGSTPIARYVYETATAAGKRVQALGGAKNHMLVLPDADLDLVADSAVNAGFGSAGERCMAISVVLAVDTIADELVSKITKRMAGLTTGDGRRSCDMGPLITEAHRDKVAGYIDIAAEDGATVVVDGRDVVADGAAEGFWLGPTLIDNVSTGSRVYIDEIFGPVLSVVRVSGYAEGLGIINASRYGNGTAIFTNDGGAARRFQREVQVGMIGINVPIPVPVAYHSFGGWKDSLFGDAKAYGPHGVDFFTREKAVTSRWLDPSHGGINLGFPRNA, encoded by the coding sequence ATGACCGACATCATCAACCACTGGATCGACGGCCGCGAGGCCGCCGGCGTCTCCACCCGCACGCAGCCCGTCTACGACCCGGCGCTCGGCACCACGACGAAGGATGTGCGGCTCGGCAACGCGGCCGACGTCGACACGGCCGTCGCGGCCGCTCTCGCCGCCTTCGCCGAGTGGGGCGGCTCATCATGGGCGAGGCGCCAGAGCGTGCTCTTCACCTTCCGCGAGCTGCTGAACGCCCGCAAGGAAGAGCTCGCACAGATCCTCACCGCCGAACACGGCAAGGTCCTGTCGGATGCGCTCGGCGAGATCGCACGCGGGCTCGAAGTCGTCGACTTCGCGACAGGCATCGCGCACCTGGCGAAAGGCGAGTACTCGGAGAACGTGTCCACCGGGGTCGACGTCTATTCGCTGCGCCAGCCGCTCGGGGTCGTGGGCATCATCAGCCCGTTCAACTTTCCGGCGATGGTGCCGATGTGGTTCTTCCCGATCGCGATCGCGGCCGGCAACACCGTCGTGCTGAAGCCGAGCGAGAAAGACCCCTCGGCGTCGGTCTGGCTGGCGAAGCTGATGCAGGAGGCGGGGCTGCCCGACGGCGTGCTCAACGTCGTGCACGGCGACAAGGAGTCCGTCGACGCGCTTCTCACCCACCCCGACGTGCAGTCGATCTCGTTCGTCGGGTCGACCCCGATCGCCCGCTATGTCTACGAGACCGCCACCGCGGCCGGCAAGAGGGTGCAGGCGCTCGGCGGGGCGAAGAACCACATGCTGGTGCTACCGGATGCGGACCTCGACCTGGTCGCGGATTCGGCCGTGAACGCCGGCTTCGGGTCCGCGGGCGAGCGGTGCATGGCGATCAGCGTCGTTCTGGCGGTTGACACGATCGCGGATGAACTGGTCTCGAAGATCACGAAGCGGATGGCCGGGCTGACCACCGGTGACGGACGCCGCTCCTGCGACATGGGACCCCTGATCACCGAGGCGCACCGCGACAAGGTCGCGGGTTACATCGACATCGCCGCCGAGGACGGGGCCACAGTCGTCGTCGACGGGCGCGATGTCGTGGCCGACGGGGCGGCCGAAGGCTTCTGGCTCGGCCCGACCCTCATCGACAACGTTTCGACCGGGTCGCGGGTCTACATCGACGAGATCTTCGGCCCGGTGCTCTCGGTCGTGCGGGTTTCGGGGTATGCCGAGGGGCTCGGCATCATCAACGCCAGCCGGTATGGCAACGGGACCGCGATCTTCACCAACGACGGCGGCGCCGCCCGCCGGTTCCAGCGCGAGGTGCAGGTCGGGATGATCGGAATCAACGTGCCCATCCCGGTGCCAGTGGCGTACCACTCGTTCGGCGGCTGGAAGGACTCGCTCTTCGGCGACGCCAAGGCGTACGGCCCGCACGGGGTCGACTTCTTCACCCGCGAGAAGGCGGTCACCTCCCGCTGGCTCGACCCCAGCCACGGCGGCATCAACCTGGGCTTCCCGCGCAACGCGTAA
- a CDS encoding carboxylesterase/lipase family protein: MAITISSGPIEGASSGGVDRYLGIPYAAAPVGALRFAGPMPHPRWTELRDATAWGPTAPQAPYSGGLETLLPSVDIPGDEYLNLNVWAPAGASDLPVMVWVHGGALVHGANALDIYDGTAFARDGVVFVAINYRLGAEGFSVIGGAPLNLGLLDVVAALRWVKAEISAFGGDPSRVTVAGESAGAILLGTLLANCEVNSEVDGLFARMILQSGLPTAAPRATAAKISRLMAKRLRIPASRATFSAVDASDLVAAQRAVTAGSTPITGGPSFSIAIGDDLVPADPGRAVMAGAGDSIPLLVGSNTEEYRLWFVPTGLMSKITATLFAAARVRFRISRRILDVYKAARPGASRGELFGVLATDIILRLPLNRIADARLSRGAETYVYEFGWSSPVQELGAAHAMEIGFVFDRLDSPDATAMAGTDAPQQLADDMHSAWVRFVKTGDPGWEKWSSRRPVQTFDAPASRLAYAPHETERAAWR; the protein is encoded by the coding sequence ATGGCGATCACGATCTCCTCCGGCCCCATCGAGGGCGCGTCGTCCGGCGGCGTCGACCGCTACCTGGGCATCCCGTACGCGGCCGCCCCCGTCGGCGCCCTGCGCTTCGCGGGCCCGATGCCGCACCCGCGGTGGACGGAGCTCCGCGACGCCACCGCATGGGGCCCGACCGCACCGCAGGCGCCGTACAGCGGCGGACTCGAGACGCTGCTGCCGAGCGTCGACATTCCGGGAGACGAGTACCTCAATCTGAACGTGTGGGCACCGGCCGGGGCGAGCGACCTGCCCGTCATGGTCTGGGTGCACGGCGGGGCACTCGTGCACGGCGCGAACGCTCTCGACATCTACGACGGCACCGCGTTCGCCCGCGACGGGGTCGTCTTCGTGGCGATCAACTACCGGCTGGGCGCTGAGGGCTTCTCGGTCATCGGGGGCGCTCCGCTCAACCTCGGGCTCCTGGATGTGGTCGCCGCCCTGCGTTGGGTGAAAGCCGAGATCAGCGCGTTCGGCGGCGACCCCTCGCGGGTGACTGTCGCCGGTGAATCGGCGGGCGCGATCCTGCTCGGCACCCTTCTGGCGAACTGCGAGGTGAACAGCGAGGTCGACGGACTGTTCGCCCGCATGATCCTGCAGAGCGGCCTGCCCACGGCCGCGCCTCGGGCCACAGCCGCGAAGATCTCCCGGCTGATGGCGAAGCGCCTGCGGATCCCGGCGTCCCGTGCCACCTTTTCCGCGGTAGACGCATCCGATCTCGTCGCCGCCCAGCGGGCAGTGACTGCCGGGTCCACTCCCATCACCGGCGGCCCATCCTTCTCGATCGCGATCGGCGACGATCTGGTGCCGGCCGACCCGGGTCGCGCTGTCATGGCGGGCGCCGGGGACAGCATCCCCCTGCTCGTCGGCTCGAACACCGAGGAGTACCGGCTGTGGTTCGTGCCGACAGGTCTCATGTCGAAAATCACCGCGACCCTGTTCGCGGCCGCGCGCGTCAGGTTCCGCATCTCCCGGCGCATCCTCGACGTGTACAAGGCCGCGCGCCCTGGCGCGTCGCGCGGCGAACTGTTCGGCGTGCTCGCGACCGACATCATCCTGCGGCTTCCGTTGAACAGAATCGCGGATGCACGACTCAGCCGGGGAGCCGAGACCTACGTCTACGAGTTCGGCTGGTCGAGCCCGGTGCAGGAGCTGGGCGCCGCTCACGCGATGGAGATCGGGTTCGTGTTCGATCGACTGGACTCCCCTGACGCCACCGCGATGGCGGGGACGGATGCGCCCCAGCAGCTCGCGGACGACATGCATTCCGCCTGGGTCCGCTTCGTGAAGACAGGCGACCCCGGATGGGAGAAATGGAGTTCCAGGCGGCCGGTGCAGACCTTCGACGCACCTGCATCCCGCCTCGCCTATGCGCCTCACGAGACTGAGCGCGCCGCCTGGAGGTGA
- a CDS encoding aspartate aminotransferase family protein gives MNAPFDEGFPDPADGDLAQQLDRAHVFHSWSAQGPFTGLAIAGGSGTTVWDFDGRRYLDFASQLVNVNIGHQHPAVVAAIREQAEILTTIAPATVNLTRGEAAKRIVAHAPDGFNKVFFTNGGADANENAIRMARLHTGRDKVLSTYRSYHGNTGAAIVATGDWRRVPNEFARGHVHFFGPYLYRSEFWAQTPEQESERAMTHLRRVIESEGPATIAAIVLETIPGTAGILVPPPGYLAGVRALADQHGILVILDEVMAGFGRTGRWFAFDGYDIRPDLITFAKGVNSGYIPVGGVVIPDEIASDFDERVFPGGLTYSGHPLAMASIVAALDAMETEGIVTHAAEIGSDVIGPALAELASAHPLVGEVRGEGVFWAIELVADRGTREPVSAATMGRIKAGLLERGVIPFIQDNRIHVVPPCVVTADEVAQAMTAYDEVLTSIERVGQ, from the coding sequence ATGAACGCACCATTCGATGAAGGGTTCCCTGATCCCGCAGACGGAGACCTCGCCCAGCAGCTCGACCGCGCCCACGTCTTCCACTCCTGGTCGGCGCAGGGTCCGTTCACCGGCCTCGCGATCGCGGGCGGAAGCGGCACCACGGTCTGGGACTTCGACGGACGCCGGTACCTGGACTTCGCCAGCCAGCTCGTCAACGTGAACATCGGCCACCAGCATCCGGCCGTCGTCGCCGCGATCCGCGAGCAGGCCGAGATCCTGACCACCATCGCACCCGCCACCGTGAACCTGACCCGCGGCGAGGCGGCGAAACGCATCGTCGCGCACGCGCCCGACGGCTTCAACAAAGTGTTCTTCACCAACGGTGGGGCGGATGCGAACGAGAACGCGATCCGCATGGCCCGCCTCCACACGGGGCGCGACAAAGTGCTCTCGACGTATCGGTCGTACCACGGCAACACCGGCGCGGCCATCGTCGCGACCGGTGACTGGCGTCGCGTGCCGAACGAGTTCGCACGCGGTCACGTGCACTTCTTCGGGCCGTATCTCTACCGCAGCGAGTTCTGGGCGCAGACCCCCGAGCAGGAATCGGAGCGCGCGATGACCCACCTGCGCCGGGTGATCGAGAGCGAAGGGCCGGCGACGATCGCCGCCATCGTGCTCGAGACGATCCCAGGCACCGCGGGCATCCTGGTGCCGCCGCCCGGCTACCTCGCCGGAGTGCGTGCGCTCGCCGACCAGCACGGCATCCTCGTCATCCTCGACGAGGTCATGGCCGGTTTCGGTCGCACCGGGCGCTGGTTCGCGTTCGACGGCTACGACATCCGCCCCGACCTCATCACCTTCGCCAAGGGCGTGAACTCCGGCTACATTCCGGTCGGCGGGGTGGTGATCCCCGACGAGATCGCAAGCGACTTCGACGAGCGGGTCTTCCCGGGCGGCCTCACCTACAGCGGGCATCCTCTGGCGATGGCCTCGATCGTCGCGGCGCTTGATGCGATGGAGACCGAGGGGATCGTCACCCACGCGGCGGAGATCGGGTCGGATGTGATCGGCCCGGCCCTCGCGGAGCTGGCATCCGCGCATCCACTCGTCGGCGAGGTGCGCGGTGAAGGCGTGTTCTGGGCGATCGAGCTGGTCGCCGACCGCGGGACCCGCGAACCGGTGTCGGCTGCGACGATGGGGCGCATCAAAGCCGGGCTACTCGAACGCGGTGTCATCCCGTTCATCCAGGACAACCGCATCCACGTCGTGCCGCCGTGCGTCGTCACCGCCGACGAGGTCGCCCAGGCGATGACCGCGTACGACGAGGTACTCACATCGATCGAAAGGGTCGGGCAATGA